CGGCTGGCCAGCCAGGTGGCGATCCTGCTGCGCGGCAAGCACAAGGCCCTGTTCGCGCCGCACCTTGACGCTGGCGACTATGTGATCGTCATCAACGCGGACAAGGTGGCTTTGACGGGCGCGAAGAGGTCCCAAAAGATGGCCTACCGGCATTCCGGCTACCCCGGCGGCCTCAAGGCGGTCAGCTACGGCGAGTTGCTCGCCAAGCGGCCGGAAGAAGCTGTGCGCAAGGCGGTGCGCGGCATGCTGCCGAAGAATCGGCTGGCCCGGCAGCAGTTGGCCAAGCTGCGGATCTACGCCGGGCCGACCCACCCGCACGCCTCCCAACAGCCCCAAGTTCATGACCTCACGCGGGTCGCGCAATAGAGCCGTTCGCAGCAGGCGACATCAAGGAGAAATGTGACTGAGATCGAGCTGGAAGCTCAAGAAGAGGCCCCGTCCGTCTACACCACGGAGACCAAGGACGTCCCCGGCGCCGGCCAGAGCCTGGTCGCCCCCGGC
Above is a genomic segment from Bifidobacteriaceae bacterium containing:
- the rplM gene encoding 50S ribosomal protein L13 translates to MRTYQPKAGQIERAWHVIDATDVVLGRLASQVAILLRGKHKALFAPHLDAGDYVIVINADKVALTGAKRSQKMAYRHSGYPGGLKAVSYGELLAKRPEEAVRKAVRGMLPKNRLARQQLAKLRIYAGPTHPHASQQPQVHDLTRVAQ